In the Streptomyces sp. cg36 genome, one interval contains:
- a CDS encoding right-handed parallel beta-helix repeat-containing protein: protein MPSMDHAAPSPRLSRRALLDRAALGTAGLAATGLASATVLGAQPANAATPSGTWKVYYVDSAAGTTETPIQAALDAAKSAGGGQVVVGPGTWTIGAYLRIGTGTRLTLTPATTFRRTGDTQFMLMNGVWGDTNGGSGYNGPGNIVIEGGVWDVAGPEPGNDDKGWMGISIWHATDVIIRDLRVVNVSNWHAVEFGAVRNGRIENCRFSGWTGTANRVSWGTEAIQLDSARAGGTVVGAADGTACSDIVIRDNYCGSGTTVGTVTYGAFPTLVGSHSFDARSAHERVEIVGNTVHGSRWFAIHPCATNQTVVADNTMDDCFGGIRASYANYGGAVAGFRDLVVTGNIVQGAAAKDRGIDIMGGNATSGTSASRVVVSGNVVAGAAAAGIRASYAPDAVISGNTVSGSNDKGIHVDNSPGCAVTGNVVRNGPTGVALAASPNTLVNGNSLLGTTTPVAVSATDSAGCLITANLPV from the coding sequence ATGCCCTCGATGGACCACGCCGCGCCGTCCCCGCGGCTGAGCCGCCGCGCCCTGCTCGACCGGGCGGCGCTCGGCACCGCCGGACTCGCCGCCACCGGCCTGGCGTCCGCCACCGTGCTCGGCGCGCAGCCGGCGAACGCCGCCACACCGTCCGGCACCTGGAAGGTGTACTACGTCGACAGCGCGGCGGGAACGACCGAGACACCGATCCAGGCCGCGCTCGACGCCGCGAAGAGCGCGGGCGGCGGCCAGGTGGTGGTGGGCCCGGGCACCTGGACCATCGGCGCGTATCTGCGCATCGGCACCGGCACCCGGCTGACGCTCACCCCCGCCACCACGTTCCGGCGCACGGGAGACACCCAGTTCATGCTGATGAACGGCGTCTGGGGGGACACCAACGGGGGCTCCGGCTACAACGGCCCGGGCAACATCGTCATCGAGGGCGGTGTGTGGGACGTGGCGGGCCCGGAGCCCGGGAACGACGACAAGGGCTGGATGGGGATATCCATCTGGCACGCCACCGATGTGATCATCCGTGATCTGCGGGTGGTGAACGTGTCGAACTGGCACGCCGTGGAGTTCGGCGCCGTACGCAACGGGCGGATCGAGAACTGCCGCTTCAGCGGCTGGACGGGCACCGCCAACCGCGTCTCCTGGGGAACCGAGGCGATCCAGCTCGACAGCGCCCGCGCCGGCGGCACCGTCGTCGGTGCCGCGGACGGCACCGCCTGCTCCGACATCGTCATCCGCGACAACTACTGCGGCTCGGGCACCACCGTCGGGACCGTCACCTACGGCGCCTTCCCCACCCTCGTCGGCTCGCACAGCTTCGACGCCCGCAGCGCCCACGAGCGCGTCGAGATCGTCGGCAACACCGTGCACGGCAGCCGCTGGTTCGCCATCCACCCCTGTGCGACCAACCAGACCGTCGTCGCCGACAACACCATGGACGACTGCTTCGGCGGCATCCGCGCGAGCTACGCCAACTACGGCGGCGCGGTCGCGGGCTTCCGGGACCTGGTCGTCACCGGCAACATCGTCCAGGGCGCGGCGGCCAAGGACCGCGGCATCGACATCATGGGCGGCAACGCGACCAGCGGCACCTCGGCCTCCCGTGTCGTCGTCTCCGGCAACGTGGTGGCCGGGGCCGCCGCGGCCGGGATCCGGGCCTCCTACGCCCCCGACGCCGTGATCAGCGGCAACACCGTGTCCGGCAGCAACGACAAGGGGATCCACGTGGACAACTCCCCGGGCTGCGCGGTGACCGGCAACGTGGTGCGCAACGGCCCCACCGGAGTCGCCCTCGCGGCCTCGCCCAACACCCTGGTCAACGGGAACAGCCTGCTGGGCACCACGACCCCCGTCGCCGTGTCCGCCACCGACAGCGCGGGCTGTCTGATCACGGCGAACCTGCCGGTCTGA